TCGAAACAGCCATCTTTCAACCTTCAATGGGAAAACCATACTAATCCAGACTGAAGGCAACTTTTTCCCTCCGGTAGGGGAACTATAGGTCCCAAGAATAGACGCCATAGATCAAGAATGATCGTTACCAACATAGAAGCACCTAAAGCATCAACAGCCACACGTGACAAATCCCATTTATCACTTGATTTCTCATCCATCCTGCAATACCACCATTACCAATGAAAAAACGCATATGAAAAGGAGATGAAAAAATCTAGGACAGAGTAACACTATAGACCAGTTTCAATAGGCATCAGTCTTGTTTAAGGCGTCTCTTTACCTGAAGAACATTGGAAAGCTCACAATGAAGTATAAGGCATAGAACAAACATCCAACTCTGTACATGGCATTTCGGTCCACAAACTCGTAGTAAGGAAACTGCAaatgtttgaaaacaaaacaaaaacatatgaaaCTTGTTCTCAAGTAATTTCCAAAGAAGACTCTAGAATGGTGTTACTAGCTAAACATATATAGCCTTTAAGCCTAATATATACAAGAATAATTTATCAATAAGCTACTACTTGATAAAGCACGAAGTAAGTTGCTCTCTGTGGTTTCCGGAATATCTAGAAACAGAAAACTAGATCTAATGTGCCCTGAGAAAAAGTATCAAACAAATGAACACCACAACATACATTTACAATAGAAACAGTCTCCAGGTATGCAATGAAATAAGAAAAGGCCAGTATCCATGCAGCCTCAAAACACCATCTCAGAGAATCTGGTAAATCAGATATGGAATGTCGTAGCCTTCGAAGAGTAATGTTGGATGCAACGTGGTAAAAGAGGAAACAAACATGTGCCATGAAGAATGTGCTGTGAGGCACCTGTTCAGCACAAAAATCTGCCATCATGAGCTCAGGGAAACAATaaaacacagacacacacacacgaTGGAGAAAAGCCGAGGTTAGATGTGTGTTTGCTTACATTATTCATTTTCCACGCCGGAAAAGTATATG
The nucleotide sequence above comes from Brassica napus cultivar Da-Ae chromosome A9, Da-Ae, whole genome shotgun sequence. Encoded proteins:
- the LOC106368587 gene encoding cycloeucalenol cycloisomerase-like, producing MSGSSDVSRSLWLAQNPSKRWGELFFLFYTPFWLTLSLGIIVPYKLYETFTELEYLLAALVSAVPAFLIPMLVIGKADRDLCWKDRYWVKANLWIIIFSYVGNYFLTHYFFQVLGASYTFPAWKMNNVPHSTFFMAHVCFLFYHVASNITLRRLRHSISDLPDSLRWCFEAAWILAFSYFIAYLETVSIVNFPYYEFVDRNAMYRVGCLFYALYFIVSFPMFFRMDEKSSDKWDLSRVAVDALGASMLVTIILDLWRLFLGPIVPLPEGKSCLQSGLVWFSH